Proteins encoded together in one Bradyrhizobium sp. PSBB068 window:
- a CDS encoding DUF1127 domain-containing protein: protein MTTMSSAAAAPARSSMVSELLRLLRVWGDALATYWVRREAIKTLRQLDDRTLRDIGISRCQIETAVAGNFDLELVRIR from the coding sequence ATGACGACGATGTCCTCAGCCGCCGCAGCGCCCGCGCGGTCCAGCATGGTGAGTGAATTGCTCCGATTGCTCCGCGTGTGGGGCGATGCACTCGCGACCTATTGGGTGCGCCGCGAGGCGATCAAGACGCTGCGCCAGCTCGACGACCGGACACTGCGCGACATCGGAATCTCGCGCTGCCAGATCGAGACCGCCGTGGCCGGCAACTTTGACCTCGAGCTGGTCCGGATCCGTTGA
- a CDS encoding FAD-binding oxidoreductase, producing the protein MSETSTSAADGPDAAASPFRDRLAFDLDVDICVVGAGLAGLTVAREAARLGASVAVLEGRQVGWNASGHHLGTVMPGFGLPIADVIERVGLDDARQLWALSKEGADYVRATATEDLIPGISPSDGALEVSNVDVGEALIGRLQTIGEEFATEVEGWQVDRVRSVLRTGRYFHGIYYPKAFQIDGRKYVHGLAALAVRAGVRIFEETPVVSIDFSGIRKRIVTPSARLRANHIVLAGNIHLGAPLKRLSDTLLPVWRYAALTEPLGERLAEAIAFSGSVVDSNGIDHFRVVDGDRLLWASPETTWNARPKRLGAAVQRRIATVFPQLGKVPIADTFGGAVGVTVHGMPQIGQLRRGLWVASGFGRQGLNTSALAGQLIARSILWGDDRWRLFSPFELVWAGGTTGRVAGHFVGLWARGAASVAGTLARHRESARAKERLREARLAEANLKAGTRGPAPRRPPPGAVVRPVPPPVPPRRIGEGETPYPHASQESERISDGRM; encoded by the coding sequence ATGAGCGAGACTTCCACAAGTGCGGCAGACGGCCCCGATGCGGCGGCCTCGCCGTTCCGCGACCGCCTGGCGTTCGACCTCGACGTCGACATCTGCGTGGTCGGGGCGGGGCTGGCGGGCCTGACCGTGGCCCGCGAGGCGGCGCGGCTCGGGGCCAGCGTCGCCGTGCTCGAGGGGCGCCAGGTCGGCTGGAACGCCTCCGGCCACCATCTCGGCACCGTGATGCCGGGCTTCGGCCTGCCGATCGCGGATGTGATCGAGCGCGTCGGCCTCGATGATGCCCGGCAGCTATGGGCGCTGTCCAAGGAGGGCGCCGATTATGTGCGCGCCACCGCCACCGAGGATTTGATCCCGGGCATCAGCCCAAGCGACGGCGCGCTGGAAGTCTCCAATGTCGATGTCGGCGAAGCGCTGATCGGCCGCCTGCAGACGATTGGCGAGGAATTTGCGACCGAAGTCGAAGGCTGGCAGGTCGATCGCGTCCGCAGCGTGCTCAGGACCGGCCGCTACTTCCATGGCATCTACTATCCGAAGGCGTTCCAGATCGATGGCCGCAAATATGTCCACGGCCTCGCCGCGCTGGCTGTGCGGGCGGGGGTCCGGATCTTCGAGGAGACGCCGGTCGTCAGCATCGACTTTTCGGGCATCCGCAAACGCATCGTGACGCCGTCGGCGCGCTTGCGTGCCAATCACATCGTCCTCGCCGGCAATATCCACCTCGGCGCGCCGCTGAAGCGCCTGTCCGATACGCTGCTGCCGGTGTGGCGCTACGCGGCGTTGACCGAGCCGCTCGGAGAACGGCTGGCCGAGGCGATCGCCTTTTCCGGCTCGGTCGTCGACAGCAACGGCATCGACCATTTTCGCGTCGTCGATGGCGATCGCCTGTTGTGGGCCAGTCCCGAAACCACCTGGAACGCGCGGCCGAAGCGGCTTGGTGCGGCGGTGCAGCGCCGGATTGCCACGGTGTTCCCGCAGCTCGGGAAGGTTCCGATCGCCGACACGTTCGGCGGCGCGGTTGGTGTCACCGTGCACGGCATGCCGCAGATCGGACAGCTGCGCAGAGGCCTGTGGGTGGCGAGCGGCTTCGGCCGGCAGGGGCTCAACACCTCGGCGCTCGCCGGGCAGTTGATCGCGCGCAGCATTCTGTGGGGCGATGACCGCTGGCGGCTGTTTTCTCCGTTCGAGCTGGTCTGGGCCGGCGGCACCACCGGTCGTGTCGCCGGTCATTTCGTCGGCTTGTGGGCGAGGGGCGCTGCATCCGTGGCGGGCACCCTGGCGCGCCATCGCGAGAGTGCACGTGCGAAGGAACGGCTGCGCGAGGCGCGGCTGGCCGAGGCCAATCTCAAGGCCGGAACCCGGGGACCGGCGCCGCGCCGTCCGCCGCCGGGAGCCGTGGTGCGGCCGGTGCCGCCGCCCGTGCCGCCCCGGCGGATCGGGGAGGGTGAGACGCCGTATCCTCACGCCTCGCAAGAAAGTGAGCGGATCTCCGACGGGCGGATGTAA
- a CDS encoding histidine phosphatase family protein, translating into MRRLLLLRHAKTETDAPSGQDQDRRLDERGHRDAAEIGGWIARHPPLPDLALVSPAVRTTQTFEIVREALTGAGPAPKVDFVPELYGADPALLLTAIRMASVTDPKQLMLIGHNPGMHELALTLTGSGDEAAKRALADNLPTSGLAVFDFATDDWNDVSFRRGKLVLFVSPKLLKQASRG; encoded by the coding sequence ATGCGCCGTTTGCTGCTGCTGCGTCACGCCAAGACCGAAACCGACGCGCCGTCGGGGCAGGACCAGGACCGCCGTCTCGATGAGCGCGGCCACCGCGATGCGGCTGAGATCGGCGGCTGGATCGCGCGCCACCCGCCGTTGCCCGATCTGGCGCTGGTGTCGCCGGCGGTCCGCACCACGCAGACCTTTGAGATCGTGCGCGAGGCGCTGACGGGTGCCGGACCTGCGCCGAAAGTCGACTTCGTGCCGGAACTCTACGGCGCCGATCCGGCGCTGCTGCTGACCGCGATCCGGATGGCCTCGGTCACCGATCCGAAGCAGCTGATGCTGATCGGCCATAATCCCGGCATGCACGAGCTGGCGCTGACGCTGACCGGCAGCGGCGACGAGGCGGCCAAGCGCGCGCTCGCCGACAATCTGCCGACTTCGGGACTCGCCGTGTTCGACTTCGCGACCGACGACTGGAACGACGTCTCCTTCCGCCGCGGCAAGCTCGTCCTGTTCGTCAGCCCTAAACTGTTGAAGCAGGCCTCGCGCGGCTGA
- a CDS encoding universal stress protein, whose product MYKSILVPIDLADTDLAKPAIATAATLSQTWNGAVRLLNVLPMTPVMLAEYVPADFDSQQRETSEEALAIVARESGIAPGRISGVVRQGGIYHEILEEAATMKADLIVMTSHRPAMRTYFLGSNAGHVVRYAKCSVLVVRH is encoded by the coding sequence ATGTACAAGTCCATTCTCGTGCCGATCGACCTCGCCGATACCGATCTGGCGAAGCCTGCGATCGCAACCGCTGCGACACTGTCGCAAACCTGGAACGGCGCGGTGCGTCTGCTCAACGTGCTGCCGATGACGCCGGTGATGCTCGCCGAATATGTGCCGGCGGATTTCGACAGCCAGCAGCGTGAAACATCGGAAGAGGCGCTGGCGATCGTGGCGCGCGAATCCGGCATCGCGCCCGGGCGCATCTCGGGCGTGGTCCGCCAGGGCGGCATCTATCACGAGATCCTCGAGGAGGCCGCGACCATGAAGGCCGATTTGATCGTGATGACCTCGCACCGCCCGGCGATGCGCACCTACTTCCTAGGCTCGAATGCCGGCCACGTGGTGCGCTACGCCAAATGCTCGGTGCTGGTGGTGCGGCACTGA
- a CDS encoding PLP-dependent aminotransferase family protein produces MSRFEYLKLADAVAAEIASGALKAGDRLPPQRHFAYDRNIAVSTASRVYTELLRRGLVVGEVGRGTFVSGEARRGNAAPPEPRGARIDLEFNYPLLPHQATMIAKSLEGLERPEVLEGALRPATSYGTRAARTISSEFLARKSWAPNPDQIVFTANGRQCIASALAAVVPPGGRCGVEALTYPFVKGIAARLGISLVPLAMDEHGVRPDAVQKAHREAHLSALYVQPTIQNPLSITMPAERRAELLRVIEKLGLVVIEDGVYGFLDDEMPLAALAPDSCIVLDSLSKKVAPGLALGFIVSPPRLRESIMAAVRSGGWTASGYAFAAGQRLMADGTAAELSRLKRIDAGRRQQIAAKHLADFEIQTNPKSYHLWLTLPPHWRSQTLVAAAARRDIALTPSTTFAATPGHAPNAVRLALAAPPMEQLDLGLRTLAGMLSATEEDFDSTE; encoded by the coding sequence ATGTCGCGGTTCGAATATCTGAAGCTGGCGGATGCGGTGGCCGCCGAGATCGCCAGCGGCGCGCTGAAGGCGGGCGACCGCCTGCCGCCGCAGCGCCATTTCGCCTATGACCGCAACATCGCGGTCTCGACCGCGAGCCGGGTCTACACCGAGCTGTTGCGGCGCGGGCTGGTGGTCGGCGAAGTCGGCCGCGGCACCTTCGTGTCGGGCGAGGCGCGCCGCGGCAATGCTGCCCCACCCGAGCCGCGCGGCGCCCGCATCGACCTCGAATTCAACTATCCGCTGCTGCCGCACCAGGCGACCATGATCGCAAAGAGCCTCGAAGGGCTGGAGCGGCCCGAGGTGCTCGAGGGCGCGCTGCGGCCGGCGACCAGTTACGGCACGCGGGCGGCGCGGACGATCTCCTCGGAATTCCTGGCGCGCAAGAGCTGGGCACCGAATCCCGACCAGATCGTGTTCACCGCCAATGGCCGGCAATGCATCGCCTCGGCGCTGGCCGCCGTCGTGCCGCCCGGCGGCCGCTGCGGCGTTGAGGCGCTGACCTACCCGTTCGTGAAGGGCATAGCCGCGCGGCTCGGCATCTCGCTGGTGCCGCTCGCGATGGACGAGCACGGCGTCCGCCCCGATGCGGTGCAAAAGGCGCACCGCGAGGCGCATCTGTCTGCGCTCTACGTCCAGCCCACGATCCAGAACCCGCTCAGCATCACCATGCCGGCCGAGCGCCGCGCCGAGCTGCTGCGCGTGATCGAGAAGCTCGGCCTCGTCGTGATCGAGGACGGCGTCTACGGCTTCCTCGATGACGAGATGCCGCTGGCCGCGCTCGCACCCGACAGCTGCATCGTGCTCGACAGCCTGTCGAAGAAGGTCGCGCCCGGTCTCGCGCTCGGCTTCATCGTGTCGCCGCCGCGACTGCGCGAAAGCATCATGGCCGCGGTGCGCTCGGGCGGCTGGACCGCGTCGGGCTACGCCTTTGCCGCAGGCCAGCGCCTGATGGCCGACGGCACCGCCGCCGAGCTGTCACGGCTGAAGCGGATCGACGCCGGCCGCCGCCAGCAGATCGCGGCGAAGCATCTGGCCGATTTCGAGATCCAGACCAACCCGAAGTCCTATCATCTCTGGCTGACCCTGCCGCCGCATTGGCGCTCGCAGACCCTGGTCGCCGCCGCAGCGCGCCGCGATATCGCGTTGACGCCGTCGACGACCTTCGCCGCCACGCCCGGGCACGCGCCCAATGCAGTGCGGCTTGCACTCGCCGCGCCGCCGATGGAGCAACTCGACCTCGGCCTGCGGACACTGGCGGGAATGCTGAGCGCGACCGAAGAGGATTTCGACTCGACGGAGTGA